AAATCTTTCAAAAGAATAATTGTTAGCATTAAAATCTAAAAGAGAATCAAAAATGACGCTACTCTCTTTATTTAAAATAGAAATAATTTTCCTTTTTTTCTCAAAAATTTTCAATTCATATTCATTGCAAACAACTTTAAATTTTTTATTACACAAAAAATTTTTATTAATAATTTTTTCCTTCAATACACTAGACTTTCTCTTTAAATTTTTCTTCTTCTTATTAGCAATAGTACTAATGTTTTTAACAAAATTACTACTATTGCCAAAAATAAAATCTTCAATCATTTTTGAGTCATAAGGCTTAAAATTATTGATTTGATTTAACTGTAATTTTTCATTTTCCCTATTCTTGCTATAAGATATTAATCTTTCAACAACTTTTCGATCTGCTTTATCATTGAATTCAAGTTTTAATGGAAATAAAATTTGAGTTTTCCAATAAAACAAACTATTAGCAAGATAAAAAAAATCAATAAGCCCCCTAATACTTATATTAAGATCGCTTGAAACAACTATAAATTCTTCAATTATTTGATTTAAACTTAAAGTTCTTAAAACATGCCTATTTATACTAACATATTCAAAAAAAAGCTCTATTCCACCTGTAAAAGCATCAAGACTGATAGAGTAGCTATCCAATTCCGACATTTAATTTTTCCTACTACTCAAATTCATCTTCCTTAAATTCAACAAAATCAACATCCTTCTGAGCAAAATTATTAAAAATTATTTTTCTAAGTCTCTTATCCAAATCATTTGTAAGCTCTACTTCTTTAGCAAGATACTTAATAACACTCTCTCTACCTTGCCCCAACTTATTATCTGCGAACGAATACCAAGAGCCTGCTCTTTGTATTAAATTGTACTTAATAGCAGCATCTAAAATACCAGCCTCTCTGGAAATACCTTCCCCAAAATAAATTATCAATTCTACCTTACGAAAAGGTGGAGCAACCTTATTCTTCACAATTTTAACTCTAATCTTATTACCAATAACATTATCACTTGAGCCTGATCTGGTTACTTGTTCAATTTTTCTAACCTCAAGCCTAAGAGATGCATAAAACTTTAAAGCATTCCCACCAGTAGTAGTCTCGGGATTGCCAAACATAACACCAATCCTCATTCTTATTTGATTAATAAACATAATGCAAGTATTAGATTTGGAAAGTATGCCAGTAATCTTTCTAAGGGCCTTACTAATTAACCTTGCTTGAAGACCAATTTGAAAATCTCCCATTTCTCCATCTATCTCTAACTTAGGCGTTAAGGCTGCCACAGAATCAACTACAATCAAGTCAATACCACCGCTTCTGATTAAATGTTCAACAATTTCAAGAGCTTGCTCTCCGGTATCAGGCTGGCTAAGCCAAAGCTCTGAAACATTAACCCCCAAAGCTTTTGCATAAACAGGATCAAAAGCATGTCCAGCATCAATAAAAGCAGCTATACCCCCCTCTTTTTGTACCTCAGCAATTGCCTGAAGGGTTAAAGTAGTTTTACCAGAGGACTCAGGACCAAAGATTTCTATTATGCGACCTATGGGATACCCACCAATGCTAAGAGCTTCATCTAATAGAATAGATCCACTTGACATAACCTTTATGCCTTTTCCAATAGGAGATTCTCCCATCTTAATAAGACTTCCTTTTCCAAAGGTTTTTTCTATTTGAGCCCTTGCAAGCTCAACGACTTCTTCTTTATTTGCTTTCTCCATGTTAACAACAATTTTTTCTTTTTTTTCCTTTAACTTTGACATTCTTAAATTTTCCTAGCTAAATTTTATAGGTTCTATTTTTTTTACAAAATATTTAAAATTAGTGTTGTTTATAACAAAATTAAGACTATCCCCTTCTCTAGAATCAAGCAAGTTTTCTCCAAAAGGTGATTTGTATGAAATAATACCTTCATCAGGGTTTGATTCCCAAGGTCCAAGTATCAAATAAGATTCTTCTTTACCTGTAATTTCATTTAAAATGATAACTTTAGTTCCAAAACCAACAACAGAGCTTTGCAGATCTTTAGTGTCTATAACTTTTGCATTCTCTATTTCCAACATTAAGGAGTTTAATCTTTTTGTCAAAAACTGTTGTTTTTCCTTAGCAGAATGATATTCAGCATTTTCTTTTAAATCACCAAGTTCACGAGCTTTCCCAATTTCTTTTGAATTTTCCGGAATCTCAACTTCTTTTAAATATTTAAGCTCTTTTTGCTTTTTATTCAAAGAACTCAATATGGTTAAAAATCCAGTTTCCATTCTCTCACCTGAAAGCTGCATCTTTTCATCTTCAAACTCAACCGAATCAAACAATTGCCTTATTATAGACTTAACATCTAAAAGATCCTTAGGAGGAAAATCTTTAACATAAAAACAAGTCATATAAACTCTCTTTGCAAGCTCTTCATCTCTCACACACTCTAATACTGATTTAAGATATCCATCTTTAACCAAAAGATTGATTACCATTTTATAAATTCTTTTACTTGCAACAGAATTGTTTTTATTATTAATTTTGATAACACTGTCTGTTAATATTTTAATCAAATTGGCTAAAAGATCCGAATCTGAATAGCTTAAGCTAATAGAATACGCTTTAAAGTGCTTCAAAATCCAAATATAAGCATCTTTATAGATCTTATAATTTTTTATAACATAATTAAATAATTTTTCCACTTCTCTAGGATCTTCTTTGTAAAGTGATTCAACCAATTTTTTATTAACAGAATGGGGAAAAAGTTCCTTATAGTACAAAATCCAATTGCTAAGCTCTTTTTTAATTAAAACAACCAATTCTTTTTTAATTTCTGCATTCAAAATTGAATCAAAAAGATCCACTATTCCTTTTGGATATTCCTTTAAAAGAGATTCTAAATTAACATCTTTTTCTATATTAACCTTTGATAACAATTCTTCAGAAAAATTACCTAAAGATTTAAGAATAACATAAGAGCTTATAACATGATGATCAACCTTTGTAAAGTTGTTAACATAAATTAAAAAATAATTAAGCATCTCTTCTTCAATATGCAAATCTTTAACAATTCCCTTAACATTACAATAGTTTATAAATATCTCATATCTTTTATAAAAATCTTTCTCAATTTTAAATTTATCATACATTTTTTCATTTAAATTAGAAGATCTCTCATTATATATATAACAATCAAGCTTACCAGAATCCATAACAAAATGGGGATTATCCTTTAAAATTTGCTTTGCCTTCAAGCTCCACGAATTCCACGAACTTTGAGTCATTAAACTTGGCACTAACTCTTTTTTTATTCCTTTTAAATCAATAGCTTTATAACTCTTTATAATAACTTTAATAGCCCACTCAATATCTTTTTTTACTCTATCTGCAAGTTCCTCTTTGGGCGTTACAGCCTTTAATACTCTAATATCTTCTCTGTTAAGAGGAGAAAGAGCTGACATTGCCATATCAAACCCAATAAAATGACCTCTTTTAGAAACAAAATCAACCGTAATGCCATGATCATTTACATCCCTTACTATTCCAACAGACCAAGTCTGATGATAAACAAAATTACCTTTTGCAAAAAATAAATATTTTTCAAAGTCTGAATACACGTCAACAAAATTTTTATCTAAGTTTTCAATATCAGACTTTACAAGATAATCTTCAATATTCTTTACATCTTTATATCTTTCTCTTAAAAATTTAACTAAATTTTCTCTTGCCTTATAATTTTTATTATCAAGTTTTAAAATACCTTTTAAAATTTCTATTGTCTCATCAATATTGTCAGTCAAAGAATAATGATCAAACAAATCTTCATAAAGAACTATAGCCTTTTTAAATCCAAGATCTTTTTCAATTTTTTGTAAAATAAGCAAAAAAGAATCAAAATCATCTGAAACATAATGGATAAGCTTTGCCCATACTTCTCTGATTCCTGACATTTGTTTTTTGTCAATAAATCGATAAATAGCTTTTCTAAAATAAAAAATTGATTTTTGCAAATCAATAGTTTCATAATAAGTAGCAAGTTGTCTTACAAACACAGTGTCATCAACATCTGCTTCAACAATTCTAGTCCAAATACCTGGAAGCTTATCATTTTCATTGCTTTGGGCATATATTTTTGCAAGAGTATAAAGAGCATGCTTATTCTCAGAAATTAAAAGCATTTCATTGCATATATGTTCAACAAGAGCCCATTTTAAGTTTTGAGAAAATAAATCAATAACGGCAAGTAAATTCATATCATTTAAAGGTCGCCTGCTATATATAAGCATTCCAGAAATATAAAGGCCTGCTATACTTTTTTTAACGTCTTTTAAATGCCTGCCGCAAATATCAAGCACATCTTCTGTTAGCCCCTCATCAATTATATTATCTATTAAATCATCTAATTCTTTTATTTTGGCAAGAGAATAATTATTAACAACTATTCTCGTCCACTTATCTTCTTGTAAAATACTATCTAATTTCTCTATGGTAGTAACATTAGACATTAAACTCTCCTAATATCGATTTTTTAGCATAAAGCAACTAATTTACATACTGTTGATAAATACTTGGGTCTATTTCTTTTATGTATAACAAAATCTCATCAATACGAGCTCTATCTTCTTTTATTCTTACGTAATGATCAATAAGCCAAAAATATTTATTAATAAGCCTTGGAAGCAATATGTTTTCATTTATTGATCTATAAGACTTTTCTTTAAGTTCATTTCGCAAGCTGTAAACAGACTGCTTTAGCTGCCCAAGCTCTATAGGCCTTAATTCTCTTTTAATATTAAAAACACCATTAAGAGAGCCATAAACAGGAATCCATTCTTTTATAAGATCATCTGAAATGTTTCTGTCAAGCTTAATAAGATCTATTAATCTTAAAATCATGTCAGACTCAAGAGAATATATATCTATCTTTTGAGGATTAATAAAAAAAGCCTCTCTGAATAAGACTTTAGCCTCTTTAATTTCATCAATCAATGCATAAGAATCAGCAAGCTCTGCAACAACATCTGAGTTGTCCTTAACATCTCCTAATATTTGCAAAAAGACATTAATTGCTCTCTCGTAATTTCCCATGCCCTTATAAGACTTAGCAATTTTTATTAAAAGGTCCAAATTTTCCGGATGCATTTTGTATATATTTTTATATATATAAAGACAAGTCTGAAACACAAAATATTTTATAGAATTACGACCTTGCACAAAATTACAATCCATCTTTTTCAAATATCGTCCTGCAAAATTATTCCATTCCCTTATTAAAAATTCTGCCTTTTCATAGTCTTGTCCTATTCTATCAAGGCTTTCAACTTGACCATTCCAATACACAGAGCTTTTCAAAGCTGTTAAAATTTCAATGTTATCAAAATCAAGAGAATGGGCTTCTTCGGATTTCGATAAAGCTTTTTTGAAATTACCCTTTCTAAAATCTAAATAAATCTCTTTAATCAATTCAACGATTCTTTCTGATGACACATCCCCACCATTTTAAAATATATACAAACCCCCGTTACAACACTTTCTATAATTATATCATTTATCAATTTTTAGTCAAACAAGAAATTAAGGCAAAATAACAATATTCTGCTTATTATTCTTTTAAAATAAAATCTTATATTATAATATTAAAAAGAAAATTGTGGGGTCAAATTCTAGATATATGGAACCTAATAAAATTATTAATAAGTCTATTTATTACTATAATTCAAAAAAATATTCGCAAGCAATAAAGCTACTAGAAAAAGAAATTTTCTTATACAAAAATTACTATTTGTATCACTATGTCTTAGGAATGTCTTATCTCCGCATTGGAAACCTTGGCAATGCACAAACATATCTTAAAAAAGCTTACACTTTAAATCCAAACGAATCCAATATAAAACAAGCTATTGCTATACTTTTAGTAATCCAAGGAAAAGAAGAAAAAGCTATTCAAATATGGCTTAAAATGATAGAAGAAAATCAAGAAGTAGATCGATCAGAGCTATCTCTTGAAATTATTCGAAAAAATCCTATCAAAGGATATGTTTTTTTAAAAAATAAAAACCTGTATGAAAAATTGTTCCCGACAATTAAAGCAATACCTGATAAAAATTTAACAAAGTTAATCATAATAATTGCAATTGGGGGAATTTTATTTATTTCAATGTTAGCAATATATTTCATTTTTTATGAACAAAAAATAACAATGTACATAAATCAAAACGAAGAAATAAAAAAAAAATTAAATAACATTGCTGCTTACATTGATGACATTAAAATAAATAATAAAGAAAAAATAAAAAATGAAGAAGGTCAATTTATATTAATACTAACAAGCGAAGAAATTAAAAATTCTTTCGAAAAAATTAAAATTTATTTGAAAAAAGGAAAGGATAATTTTGCAAGAGTAGAAATAAATAAAATATTAAATTCAAATGCATCAGAATCAATAAAATTAAAAGCCAAAAATCTTGCAAGTTTTATATCAAGACCAGATTTTATTAGCTTTAATGAGCACCTAAACTTAAAAGATATTAAAAAAGATCCATCAATCTATTCAAACGTATATGTGAAATGGGAAGGAGTAGTAAATAATATTGAAAAAAAAGACAATATAGTTCAGTTTGACTTTTATGTGGGATATAACAAAAATGTACTCTCGGGAATTATCCCAACAAAAACAACCTTTGATATTGATATTGATTTTAAAGACAATGTTGAAATACTTGGACAGATAGAATATAAAAAGAACAAACTTACCTTAAATGCAATCACAATTAGAAAAATAGATAAAAATGCAAATTAATCTTAATGGCTTTTGTCAAAAGATTAAAAAGGAGTGCACAGAAGCTTTTCATTGCATTTGATAACATCTATTGCCTCTTCAAAAAAAAGAAGTAACTCTTCTTTTTTTGTTAAATCTCTTACTTTCATTTTATTTTCTTTGTATTCTTCTTGACCAACAAAAACTAAAAATCTTATCTCTTTGTTTAAAGCATATTCTATCTGCTCTTTAATATTTTTACCATTTTTATTCTTAAAATAGACTTCACAAGAAATATTTTTAACCTTAGAATAATCATGATTTCTAAATCTAGTAGCTAGTTCATAATAATAATTTTGCAAAGTACTATCTAAGTTGACAATTAAAACTTTAGACCTAGCCTTAGTAACAAATATTTTAATATAACTAAACTTTTCAAGATCAATTATATCCTTTATTCTGTCAACACCAAAAGATCCTCCAACTCCTGAAACCTTTTGAATAGAGCTTGAAAACGAAGAAACCAAATTGTCATATCTTCCCCCGCTGCAAACACTGCCCATATTGCTACCAAAAACCTTAGCTTCAAAAACAATCCCTGTATAATAATCAAGACCACGCGATATTTTTAGATTTAAGTTAAAAGAATCATGAATTTTTAATAAACTAAGATGCCTAAAAACATCTTCTACCCTTTTAACAGACTCATTATCACCTAAAATATTTTTTAACATTTGTATTTTGTCTTGAAAAGTACCTTGTAAATTCACTAAATTTAAAATTGAATCTACTGCATCTTCTTCAATTTCAAGAAGTAAAACCTCTTTAACCTTGTCAATTCCTATTTTATCTATTTTGTCAATATTTCTTAAAATAAAAAGGGATTTTTCCTTAACCCCCAACTTTTCAAAAAAAGAATTTAATATGCCAAGGTGAGAATAATGGATAATAAATTTTTTATTAATGCCTTCTATAAAATTCAAAAAAATCTCTTCAAGTCCATAATACACAACAGAAAGAATCTCCGCATCACTTCTAAAGCTATCCTCTCCAACTATATCAAAATCGAATTGCATGAATTCTCTATATCTACCTTTTTGAGAATTTTCTCCTCTGAAAACTTTTCCAAATTGAGAACGTCTAAAAGGAAATTTTAAAGCAGAAATATTTGTAGCAATAAATCTGGCAAAAGGTACGGTTAAGTCAAATCTCATGGAAACATCTCTGCCCCCATTATCTTTAAACCTATAAATTTGCTTTTCGGCTTCATCCCCACTCTTTTTTAAGAGCAACTCTGAATATTCAAGAACTGGAGTATCTATTAAATCAAAATTATAAGAATTAAGAACACTAAATATCTGCTTGACAACATGAATTCGAGTTAAAGAATCCTTGGGCAAATAATCCTTAAAGCCTTTTAAAGTTTTAATATCCATTATATTATCCTCTGCTATATAGTAATCTACTTTTTCAGAATATAATAACATATAATAATATAGATGCAAAAAAAAATGAATAATTTTTTATTTCATATACTCACAAAATAATTAAGAGGTCCAAAATTCATGACCAAAAGAATATTTAATAACAATTATCGAGCAAAAACAATATTAACAATATTCTTGGGCATAACTTTGTTAACTATTTACAAATATTTCACACTAATGGCATTCAATAACAGCCCAGACAACATAATATCTTTAAAATCAAATGATATTGCAAAAAGAGGAACAATTTATGATAGAAATGGTAAACCAATAGCATTCTCTTCAAAGTCCTACTCCATTGGGACAAATCCTCAAAAAATAGAAAATATTGTAAGTACATCTGAAACCCTTGGTGCAATACTCCAAATCGATTCAAGAATTTTAAAGGAAAAACTTTCTTCTAATAAAGGGTTTTTATACATAAAAAGAAAAATAAAAAGAGAGGAATCCGATTTAATAAAAAGAATTCAAGCTGAGGGCAGACTTTCAAACATTATTTTATATCCTGATTACACAAGAATTTATCCTTTCAGGCACATCACAAGCAATATTACTGGCTTTGTAGGAACAGATAATCTTGGCCTTGAAGGCATTGAATTTTCTTTAAATAGCATCTTGGGAAAAGATAAAACTAAACAACAATTTTTAAATGAAGAATTGGAAACAAACAACATCTACTTAACAATAGACATGAATATACAACAAGGTGTTAGCAAAATAGCTAAAAAATACTTTAAAGAAAATAATCCTGAAAGCTTAATTGCTTTAGTAATGAACTCACAAAATGGAGAAATATTGTCTATGGTTCAATTCCCCCAATACGATGCAAATTTTTATTCTGAATATTCTGAAGAAATGCGAAAAAATCTTTCTTCATCATTAACCTATGAGCCTGGAAGCATTAATAAAATTTTTACAGTCGCAATAATATTAGAAAGTGGAAAATTAAATTTAGGAGAAAAATTTTTAGACAATGGAATATATCAAAAACAATTTCCATCGGGAGAAAAAATTACAATAAAAACCTTAAATCCTCCTTATAAATATATTGACTCTACAGAAATTTTAATTTATTCATCAAATGTAGGAATAGCCTACATTACTGAGAAAGTCAGCAATGAATACTTTTACAAAAAACTTTTAGATTTTGGATTTGGAAAAAAAGTTGGATTCCCATTTCCCGGGGAAACAAAAGGATTGTTAAACCATTATTCAAAATGGTCAGGACGAAGTAAAGCTACAATTGGATTTGGACAAGAAATAGGAGTTTCAGCCGTTCAAATATTACAAGCTGCAAGCATACTAGGCAACAATGGAATAATGTTAAAACCTAGAATAATAAAAAAAATAAGCAACGACAAAGAAGAAATTATTAAAGAATTTGAAAAAGAAGAAATAAAAAGAGCAATATCTAAAAGCTCAGCTCAAAAAGTTTTAAAAATGATGAGAGAAGTTGTGAACAAAGGTGGAATTCCAAACCTTAAAATTAAAAATCTTGACATTTCTGCAAAAAGCGGAACATCTCAGGCTATTGATAGAAAAACCGGCAAATACTCAGAAGAAGACTATACCTCCTCTATCTTGGCAATATACCCCACAGAACAACCAAAATATATTATTTACATAGTATACAGATACCCAAAAAAAATAATATATGGAACAAGAATAGCAGCACCAATGGCTAAAGAAATAATAGAATTTATTGAACACCAGCAAAATACAAGCGCGTATAAAAAAATCAAAATGCCATCAAAAATCAAAATCCCTAAAATCACAACCACTAATTATAAAAACGAAGAATACTTACCAAATTTTATCAACCTTTCCAAAAGAGAAGCATTAGACATACTAAAATACTATAAAAATAGCATAAAAATAAAAATAAATGGCGATGGCTTTGTTTACAAACAAAGCATATCCCCCAATACAAAATTGGAAGATATGACAGAGCTTGAATTATATTTAAAATAATTAGGTAAATAAATTTTTAATTTCATTTTTATAAAAATTTAAAACATAACTTCGCTTAATGTCCATTTTAATTGACATTTCTTTGCCAACTTCAAATGGTTTTTCCAAAAGAGCAAACTTCAATATCTGCTCAAAAGGTTTAAATCCATTAGTTCTATTGATTAATTTCTTTATCTCATCATTTATAGCCTTAAGAACAATATTATTTGCAATAATTTGGTGTCTATTATTAGCATCAAAAATTTTTTGCCCAGCACTTTCTAGATATTTATTTATTTCTTCAAAATTTGGAAGAATAAGGGCGCCCAAAAATTTCTGATCTTGGCCTACAACAACCGCTTTTTCTATTAATGCTGATTCTTCAAGCTTAATCTCAATTGGAGCAGGCTCAACATTTTCTCCATTATTCAAAACAATTGTATCTTTTTCTCGGCCAATAATTTGAACTACATTGTCCTTAGATAATTTTGCAATATCACCTGTGTTTAAAAATCCATCATAACCAATAATCCTAGAAGTTGCTTCTCGGTCATTATAATATCCAAGCATTACTTGAGGCCCTTTTACAAACAAAATTCCTTTTCCAGGCTTTTTAAGCTTATTCCCATCGGCATCTCTAATCTCAGCAACAGTTCCAGGCAAAATTTTACCACAAGTCCCAATAATCACTTTTTTATGCTTATTGGAAGCCACTCCAGGTGAAGTTTCTGTCAATCCGTAAGCATTAGCAAGCTCAATACCAATTGAATTAAAAAATCTAACAACGGACAAAGGCATGCTCCCGCCACCAGTAATTCCAACAACAAAATTATTGCCTAAGATCTTATTTATTTTATTAAAAATCAAAATATT
The nucleotide sequence above comes from Borrelia maritima. Encoded proteins:
- the recA gene encoding recombinase RecA; this translates as MSKLKEKKEKIVVNMEKANKEEVVELARAQIEKTFGKGSLIKMGESPIGKGIKVMSSGSILLDEALSIGGYPIGRIIEIFGPESSGKTTLTLQAIAEVQKEGGIAAFIDAGHAFDPVYAKALGVNVSELWLSQPDTGEQALEIVEHLIRSGGIDLIVVDSVAALTPKLEIDGEMGDFQIGLQARLISKALRKITGILSKSNTCIMFINQIRMRIGVMFGNPETTTGGNALKFYASLRLEVRKIEQVTRSGSSDNVIGNKIRVKIVKNKVAPPFRKVELIIYFGEGISREAGILDAAIKYNLIQRAGSWYSFADNKLGQGRESVIKYLAKEVELTNDLDKRLRKIIFNNFAQKDVDFVEFKEDEFE
- the greA gene encoding transcription elongation factor GreA; this translates as MSNVTTIEKLDSILQEDKWTRIVVNNYSLAKIKELDDLIDNIIDEGLTEDVLDICGRHLKDVKKSIAGLYISGMLIYSRRPLNDMNLLAVIDLFSQNLKWALVEHICNEMLLISENKHALYTLAKIYAQSNENDKLPGIWTRIVEADVDDTVFVRQLATYYETIDLQKSIFYFRKAIYRFIDKKQMSGIREVWAKLIHYVSDDFDSFLLILQKIEKDLGFKKAIVLYEDLFDHYSLTDNIDETIEILKGILKLDNKNYKARENLVKFLRERYKDVKNIEDYLVKSDIENLDKNFVDVYSDFEKYLFFAKGNFVYHQTWSVGIVRDVNDHGITVDFVSKRGHFIGFDMAMSALSPLNREDIRVLKAVTPKEELADRVKKDIEWAIKVIIKSYKAIDLKGIKKELVPSLMTQSSWNSWSLKAKQILKDNPHFVMDSGKLDCYIYNERSSNLNEKMYDKFKIEKDFYKRYEIFINYCNVKGIVKDLHIEEEMLNYFLIYVNNFTKVDHHVISSYVILKSLGNFSEELLSKVNIEKDVNLESLLKEYPKGIVDLFDSILNAEIKKELVVLIKKELSNWILYYKELFPHSVNKKLVESLYKEDPREVEKLFNYVIKNYKIYKDAYIWILKHFKAYSISLSYSDSDLLANLIKILTDSVIKINNKNNSVASKRIYKMVINLLVKDGYLKSVLECVRDEELAKRVYMTCFYVKDFPPKDLLDVKSIIRQLFDSVEFEDEKMQLSGERMETGFLTILSSLNKKQKELKYLKEVEIPENSKEIGKARELGDLKENAEYHSAKEKQQFLTKRLNSLMLEIENAKVIDTKDLQSSVVGFGTKVIILNEITGKEESYLILGPWESNPDEGIISYKSPFGENLLDSREGDSLNFVINNTNFKYFVKKIEPIKFS
- a CDS encoding tetratricopeptide repeat protein; translation: MSSERIVELIKEIYLDFRKGNFKKALSKSEEAHSLDFDNIEILTALKSSVYWNGQVESLDRIGQDYEKAEFLIREWNNFAGRYLKKMDCNFVQGRNSIKYFVFQTCLYIYKNIYKMHPENLDLLIKIAKSYKGMGNYERAINVFLQILGDVKDNSDVVAELADSYALIDEIKEAKVLFREAFFINPQKIDIYSLESDMILRLIDLIKLDRNISDDLIKEWIPVYGSLNGVFNIKRELRPIELGQLKQSVYSLRNELKEKSYRSINENILLPRLINKYFWLIDHYVRIKEDRARIDEILLYIKEIDPSIYQQYVN
- a CDS encoding tetratricopeptide repeat protein, whose product is MEPNKIINKSIYYYNSKKYSQAIKLLEKEIFLYKNYYLYHYVLGMSYLRIGNLGNAQTYLKKAYTLNPNESNIKQAIAILLVIQGKEEKAIQIWLKMIEENQEVDRSELSLEIIRKNPIKGYVFLKNKNLYEKLFPTIKAIPDKNLTKLIIIIAIGGILFISMLAIYFIFYEQKITMYINQNEEIKKKLNNIAAYIDDIKINNKEKIKNEEGQFILILTSEEIKNSFEKIKIYLKKGKDNFARVEINKILNSNASESIKLKAKNLASFISRPDFISFNEHLNLKDIKKDPSIYSNVYVKWEGVVNNIEKKDNIVQFDFYVGYNKNVLSGIIPTKTTFDIDIDFKDNVEILGQIEYKKNKLTLNAITIRKIDKNAN
- the hisS gene encoding histidine--tRNA ligase, whose translation is MDIKTLKGFKDYLPKDSLTRIHVVKQIFSVLNSYNFDLIDTPVLEYSELLLKKSGDEAEKQIYRFKDNGGRDVSMRFDLTVPFARFIATNISALKFPFRRSQFGKVFRGENSQKGRYREFMQFDFDIVGEDSFRSDAEILSVVYYGLEEIFLNFIEGINKKFIIHYSHLGILNSFFEKLGVKEKSLFILRNIDKIDKIGIDKVKEVLLLEIEEDAVDSILNLVNLQGTFQDKIQMLKNILGDNESVKRVEDVFRHLSLLKIHDSFNLNLKISRGLDYYTGIVFEAKVFGSNMGSVCSGGRYDNLVSSFSSSIQKVSGVGGSFGVDRIKDIIDLEKFSYIKIFVTKARSKVLIVNLDSTLQNYYYELATRFRNHDYSKVKNISCEVYFKNKNGKNIKEQIEYALNKEIRFLVFVGQEEYKENKMKVRDLTKKEELLLFFEEAIDVIKCNEKLLCTPF
- a CDS encoding penicillin-binding protein; amino-acid sequence: MTKRIFNNNYRAKTILTIFLGITLLTIYKYFTLMAFNNSPDNIISLKSNDIAKRGTIYDRNGKPIAFSSKSYSIGTNPQKIENIVSTSETLGAILQIDSRILKEKLSSNKGFLYIKRKIKREESDLIKRIQAEGRLSNIILYPDYTRIYPFRHITSNITGFVGTDNLGLEGIEFSLNSILGKDKTKQQFLNEELETNNIYLTIDMNIQQGVSKIAKKYFKENNPESLIALVMNSQNGEILSMVQFPQYDANFYSEYSEEMRKNLSSSLTYEPGSINKIFTVAIILESGKLNLGEKFLDNGIYQKQFPSGEKITIKTLNPPYKYIDSTEILIYSSNVGIAYITEKVSNEYFYKKLLDFGFGKKVGFPFPGETKGLLNHYSKWSGRSKATIGFGQEIGVSAVQILQAASILGNNGIMLKPRIIKKISNDKEEIIKEFEKEEIKRAISKSSAQKVLKMMREVVNKGGIPNLKIKNLDISAKSGTSQAIDRKTGKYSEEDYTSSILAIYPTEQPKYIIYIVYRYPKKIIYGTRIAAPMAKEIIEFIEHQQNTSAYKKIKMPSKIKIPKITTTNYKNEEYLPNFINLSKREALDILKYYKNSIKIKINGDGFVYKQSISPNTKLEDMTELELYLK